The following coding sequences are from one Brassica napus cultivar Da-Ae unplaced genomic scaffold, Da-Ae ScsIHWf_1459;HRSCAF=2050, whole genome shotgun sequence window:
- the LOC106384874 gene encoding tyrosine aminotransferase, with translation MGEIGAKRWNFGANEVVERSSSLSIREYLNTLISNLDEGGTRPVIALGHGDPSPFPRFSTDPSAVKAICDAVSSTKFNNYSSASGIPVARKAVAEYLSRDLSYQISPNDVHITSGCLQAIEILISALANPGANILLPRPTYPMYDSRASFSQLEVRYFDLLPENGWDVDLDAVEALADDNTVAIVVVNPCNPCGNVFSRQHLQKIAETACKLGILLIADEVYDHYAFGDKPFVSMAEFAEIVPVVLLGAISKRWFVPGWRLGWMVTLDPHCIMKDSGFVQSLTNVINISTDAVTFIQGAIPEILGNTKEEFFSVKLEKMRECAEICYEEIMKIPCITCPSKPEGSMFTMVKLNLSLLEDISDDLDFCCKLAKEESLIILPGRAVGLKNWLRITFAIELDLLIDGFSRLKNFSQRHSKKKP, from the exons ATGGGTGAAATCGGAGCCAAGCGATGGAACTTCGGAGCCAACGAGGTGGTCGAACGTTCAAGCTCCTTAAGCATTCGTGAGTATCTTAATACCTTAATCAGTAACCTCGACGAAGGTGGCACCAGACCCGTCATCGCCCTCGGACATGGCGACCCTTCTCCGTTCCCAAGATTCAGTACTGATCCATCAGCTGTTAAAGCCATCTGCGACGCTGTTAGCTCCACCAAGTTTAACAACTATTCTTCTGCTTCCGGTATTCCTGTCGCTAGGAA AGCTGTTGCAGAGTACCTCTCTCGCGATCTCTCTTACCAGATATCTCCAAATGATGTTCATATCACTTCTGGTTGTTTGCAAGCAATTGAGATTTTGATCTCCGCACTCGCAAATCCTGGTGCCAACATTCTGCTGCCTAGGCCCACTTACCCCATGTATGATTCCAGAGCGTCTTTCAGTCAGCTAGAGGTTCGTTATTTCGACCTCCTACCAGAAAATGGTTGGGATGTTGATCTCGATGCTGTTGAAGCTCTTGCAGACGACAACACCGTAGCTATAGTTGTTGTCAACCCTTGCAATCCTTGTGGAAACGTTTTTTCCCGCCAACATCTTCAAAAG ATTGCAGAGACAGCTTGCAAGCTTGGAATACTTTTGATCGCAGACGAAGTTTATGACCATTATGCATTTGGGGATAAACCATTTGTGTCCATGGCAGAGTTTGCAGAGATAGTGCCTGTAGTTTTGTTAGGCGCCATATCGAAAAGATGGTTTGTTCCAGGCTGGAGACTTGGCTGGATGGTGACTCTTGACCCTCATTGCATCATGAAAGATTCTGGG tttgtTCAGTCTCTTACCAACGTCATCAACATTTCGACGGACGCCGTAACGTTCATTCAG GGTGCCATTCCTGAGATCCTTGGGAATACGAAAGAAGAATTCTTCTCAGTGAAACTTGAAAAGATGAGAGAATGTGCAGAGATTTGTTATGAAGAGATTATGAAGATCCCTTGCATCACTTGCCCCAGCAAACCCGAGGGGTCCATGTTCACGATG GTGAAGTTAAACCTGTCGCTACTCGAAGATATCAGTGATGATTTGGATTTCTGCTGCAAGCTGGCTAAAGAGGAATCGTTGATCATCCTACCCG GTCGAGCTGTTGGGCTCAAGAACTGGCTACGTATCACTTTTGCGATTGAGCTGGATCTCCTCATAGACGGCTTTTCCAGGCTAAAGAACTTTTCCCAGAGACACTCCAAGAAAAAGCCATGA
- the LOC125597436 gene encoding cellulose synthase A catalytic subunit 8 [UDP-forming]-like yields the protein MIESKSPVCNTCGEETGVESNGEFFVACHEFKEGRRICLRSGKPYDENVLDDVETKTSKHQSTVATHISNTPQDSGIYARHISTVSTIDSELNDEYRNPIWKNRVDSWKDKKSKKKKKHAKATKAEDPDAQVPPQQHIEDISLNAEAASATDVLSVLIPIPRTKITSYRIVIIMRLTILALFFHYRITHPVDSAYGLLLTSVICEIWFAFSWVLDQFPKWSPINRT from the exons ATGATTGAGTCCAAGTCTCCGGTCTGCAACACTTGCGGAGAGGAGACTGGTGTGGAATCAAACGGAGAGTTCTTCGTTGCTTGCCATGAATTCAAAGAAGGTCGAAGAATCTGCTTGCGTAGCGGCAAGCCTTACGATG AGAATGTGCTTGATGATGTTGAGACAAAGACATCTAAACACCAATCCACTGTTGCAACACACATCAGTAACACTCCTCAG gATTCTGGAATTTATGCTAGACATATAAGTACAGTCTCCACAATAGACAGTG AACTCAACGATGAATATAGAAATCCTATATGGAAGAACAGAGTTGATAGCTGGAAAGACaagaagagcaagaagaagaagaaacatgcaAAGGCAACAAAAGCTGAAGACCCTGATGCTCAGGTTCCTCCCCAACAGCACATTGAAGATATATCACT GAACGCAGAGGCTGCTTCTGCTACAGATGTGCTTTCTGTTTTGATTCCTATCCCAAGGACAAAAATTACTTCATACAGAATCGTTATCATCATGCGTTTAACCATCTTGGCTTTGTTTTTCCACTACCGTATCACCCATCCAGTGGACAGTGCTTACGGTCTATTGCTAACATCTGTGATATGTGAGATCTGGTTTGCTTTCTCGTGGGTGTTGGATCAGTTTCCTAAATGGTCTCCTATCAACAGAACGTAG
- the LOC125597420 gene encoding uncharacterized protein LOC125597420 produces MATWLWLEDFGFEHIFSVIMALNDPLIAALANEAVLCFRCLESEEPPNGFSQIPVTAEFMDISLQIIYQNRYSAITGIKNFLTTVCSRIFSDIVQQVLLSSYITSHNQPLLEINLKDSLGNKLSLS; encoded by the coding sequence ATGGCCACATGGCTTTGGCTTGAAGACTTTGGCTTTGAGCACATCTTCTCAGTCATCATGGCTCTCAACGATCCACTCATTGCAGCTCTTGCTAATGAGGCTGTCTTATGCTTCCGGTGTCTTGAATCCGAAGAACCTCCAAATGGTTTCAGTCAGATCCCTGTGACTGCAGAATTTATGGATATATCTCTtcaaataatctaccaaaatcgATACAGTGCCATCACAGGAATCAAAAACTTTTTAACCACTGTTTGCTCAAGAATTTTCTCTGACATCGTTCAACAAGTTCTCCTATCCTCCTACATCACTAGCCACAACCAGCCTCTGTTGGAGATAAACTTGAAAGATAGCTTAGGAAACAAGCTATCATTATCCTAG